CCTGCAGTAATCTGTTGTGCTCCTACAAGTCTCTCCGACTCCATTATAATCTCCCAATCATCTCTCTCAGGATCATATTTTTTCAGGGCACCCTTGCCTTCATCCACCATATACATTACCTTCTCATCCATGGCTGCCGCCGGACCTTTCCATCCAGAAAGCATACCCTCCGGCATGTCCTCCCAGGCGTCCTTCTCTGTGTCGTAAACTGAGCCTTCTTTCGCCGCATCTCCTTTTGCATTCACCATGCAAAGCTTCCCTCTCCACCCTACTGCATCAATGGCGTCTCTGCTAAATCTTCCATTTTTCAATCCTTTCACCTTCTCCCATTTCCAAGAGTTGCCCTTGTTCCTAGTGCTTAAATAGAGCAAGAAGTCCCATTTCTCCACCGACTTTGCTACATCGGCTGAGAAATTAGACCCAATCCCACTCGCTACATATATGGTATCGTTGACAGTTCCGGCAGCGCACCAGCGGCGAGGTGTGGAGAGTGGAGGGCCAAAAGCCCATGTACGAGAGACCGGATTGAAAATGAGAGGACGAGAGAGGGCTGGAAAAAAATTGTAAGTGGTGGCAGCAAGGAGGACGAGATTCCCAGAAACAGACACAAGTTGAATTGGTAGGTGGCGAGAAATAAAAGATGGGTGGCGGAGAAGGAGGCGAAGAGGTGGGTccggtggtggtggaggaagaGAATCCCACCTGGAGGAGATAGGATCAAAGTTAAAGAACTGAATTGAATTAGAGTGTTCACTATGATCTGTTTGGTTAGAGGATAAAACAGTGTAGAGAGAAAGGAAAGGAGGGAAATCAGGGGAATATATAAGCCGGCGCCATGAAGAGCATACAGAGAAAAGCAAAGAAGGTTGAACAAAGGAGAGACAAAGTTGAGCTATGTGGTCAGGCAGACCAGAGATCAGATCGGAAACCTCCTGAGTGCGGTGGTTGTGGGTTAATCCTTGGCGTTTGACGGCGTTTGTGTTGGTGGGTACATCTATGGGATTGGCCATGGAACTGAAACAAGCATTATGAAAGTGTATAAATATGGACATTTTcttgctttatttatttatttatttttatttttaatttaaaattttatttttctttgccTTAAAAGATAAGGACTTCACATGGAGGATGGAGCAATGGGGTAAGTGTGAGACctgaaataaaaggaaaaagtaGGGACTTggatatttatattcaaaatttatttttaaattataataattattttattaattactattattatttaattaattattaattattatatttttttaattaataaaataaaaattattaaacggtcatttaaaaaaaaatgattgatGCTCGTTGCTGCATTTCTCCGGTGTCAAATACCAACCAGCAAGCAAAGTAATGAATGAAAAGGAAAGGCAAAAGTTCGCTGTTGGTTAGATTGATAGCGTTGGGGGGTGGGGCCCATGGGCGGTTGTCTAAAGACCATCATTTCTGTGGTTCCTACACTTTGCCTTTTCTCCACGCTTCTCTCTCCTTCTTTATATTCTTCACTTTTCCTCATTAATTTTCATTCATAAAAATTTGAGTGCCAAAAAAATCATGCAAttatatcttatttttttattaattaaaatatgtgacgttaataaaatttaaaattaatcataaaaatttttatattttatttttatattttattttacttttaatatttaactcaatacattttatcattatttatataattaaaaatttataaaattattaagttatttttttattattaaatatatttaaaaattattttttatattattatttaatttttttaatttttatcaataattttataataataattttttaattttattttaattaaaatgattatCAATAGAATAATTTTAATCCGTctaatatactttttttttatattacttttaaaattattgataaaaaataattttattaaatatattaattatgaaatattaaaaataattgaaaataatatttaatctaatttaatttaaaaatactaaaataataaaataattttttaattttttttaaattattctttttaactCTAAGTATAAtactaatctattattttttaaattatactaatatttaaagtaaattttaaaaaaaataatatataaattaagtatTTGATTTTGTAGTAACTTGattaaattgttaaaataatatgtaatttatctgaaattataaatttaatttttaatttttgattttttatttttaaaaaatattaataaaataaataattaagattttttttatatttttatatttttaatttgattacaattctacttaattttaaaattattattaattttattatgaaatttattaacATAGTGAgtgatttgataattttattaatttttaagtaacttatgataattctattaatttttaagtaactaattttaaaaggttaagttttaattagtaaaaaaaatatagtgTAATTCTAAAAGTTttagaatatatttattttaatttatatattttatttttttataattaatatatactcATTTCACATATTTTTATGTcagattttaatattattttatagaattatttattattttgaaaaaaaaatattaattaatttttaaaattatatccttattttaaaatttactaaaaattatcttattttatctttttttatcaattattatcatcaaataaagaaaaaaattattaatattaaaataattaaatagagacatttataatttagtccttaatatattattatttataaattaattcctatatttttaaaaaatctattaaaacattaatttttaactCTATTATACAGTTAacagaattttaataaatttttaaaaatataaaaattaatttataaataataattaacagaattttaataaaatttcaaaaatataaaaattaatttataaataataataataatatttaaaaactaaattatacaTCTTTCTCATTGAAGGAAAAAAGTTTAAATACGTTTAGTTACTCCATCCACCATCCACCACTATGCTATTATGTATTgagctattttattttttaagtagagttatttttatttattatcttttaattttatataattattttttaatgttaattttaatttattctttgaaataaaaataaaaaattatctaatctataataaatttttaattttaactaataaattaacattaaaattaataaaatgtatttttagttaataaattaaaaatataatgatattttaatgtaattctgAAATTAATAGACATTCTAGTtagtcaaaataaaaaaaatgaaccaATATGTTTTCAGttgacaaaataaaaataaaaaatattttaatataattttaaaactataaagatattttaaaacaaCTATCCAACTATTAAACGGTTAGTATTCTTAAAAAAGAGGAGAACGGTGAGAAAACAATTTTTAAAGTGAAGCTTGAAGGGCTTGATGCGGCAGAAAAGAGTGATTAAGTCAGTCAAAAGAGCTTACAAATTAGGCAGTAGAGCTCCAAATAGAGAGATGGAGGCTTCAAATCCAGACAACAGCTGAGTTATGGGTTGAATGTTGGATGTTAGAATGTCTATTAATGTTTGTTTTCTTGATTTTAATTTGTGTTATGGGTTTTAGctaataagtttatttttgtgGGTTTGTTCCTTGatggttttattattattatttttttatatttcttgattttttcacttttttatgGTTAAATGTGGATTACTGTTTATCatgttttattctatttttataaatcataTATCCAAAAATACATTtgaataaatctgagagatctcGTATTCTATTCCCCAATTTTCATTTTATccatttcatataaaaaaattacttatatGTACAATAAACTAATGTAatagaaatatttatataaaaataatgggaaaattactttttagtctatgagatttaacgtaattaacacttttgtccctctattttggcgacctaaTACTTAAGTCCCTTACtttattttctgtccaaattcgtagtccttccgtccaaaatagtcaTTTGAAACacatgaattgacaaaattaaccctcactaaaaatcccgctatttcaaaatcacaaaatccaaacccaaatgcctcttctccttctttttcttctt
This sequence is a window from Manihot esculenta cultivar AM560-2 chromosome 4, M.esculenta_v8, whole genome shotgun sequence. Protein-coding genes within it:
- the LOC110613204 gene encoding F-box/kelch-repeat protein SKIP25, producing MANPIDVPTNTNAVKRQGLTHNHRTQEVSDLISGLPDHIAQLCLSFVQPSLLFSVCSSWRRLIYSPDFPPFLSLYTVLSSNQTDHSEHSNSIQFFNFDPISSRWDSLPPPPPDPPLRLLLRHPSFISRHLPIQLVSVSGNLVLLAATTYNFFPALSRPLIFNPVSRTWAFGPPLSTPRRWCAAGTVNDTIYVASGIGSNFSADVAKSVEKWDFLLYLSTRNKGNSWKWEKVKGLKNGRFSRDAIDAVGWRGKLCMVNAKGDAAKEGSVYDTEKDAWEDMPEGMLSGWKGPAAAMDEKVMYMVDEGKGALKKYDPERDDWEIIMESERLVGAQQITAGGGRVCVVCGRRNSGGIVVVDVVAMPVKLWVVETPPGFEAVTVHILPRMSQLPP